From one Deltaproteobacteria bacterium genomic stretch:
- a CDS encoding alpha/beta fold hydrolase codes for MPTIERQGVTLYYETHGAGRPFLFLSETACHCDVWKLHQVPEFSRGHQVILYDYRGTGRSTWPSGPYSVKDFADDAAAVLEHLDARDAVVCGHSMGGSVAQVMALDHSDRVSALICASGRAFNPTPGIPLRIAKEMVEWGYKQYLRDHGILVGFTDAFVKRYPHRVEGYLAVRLAHLNPVEQYFRHVIARQAHDVKERLKEIRMPTLILVGAEEHNVTSDTSLRQAADELAAGIPGAEFVELEGERHSYFFVNPDAAHAAIRKFLAG; via the coding sequence GTGCCGACCATCGAGAGACAAGGCGTCACCCTCTACTACGAAACCCACGGCGCGGGGCGTCCGTTCCTGTTCCTGAGCGAGACCGCGTGCCACTGCGACGTGTGGAAGCTCCACCAGGTGCCCGAGTTCTCCCGCGGCCATCAGGTGATCCTGTACGACTATCGCGGCACCGGCCGTTCGACCTGGCCGTCGGGGCCCTACAGCGTCAAGGATTTCGCCGACGACGCGGCGGCGGTCCTGGAACACTTGGACGCTCGCGACGCGGTCGTATGCGGCCATTCCATGGGTGGCTCGGTGGCCCAGGTCATGGCCCTGGACCATTCCGACCGGGTCTCCGCCCTGATCTGCGCCTCGGGCCGCGCCTTCAATCCGACGCCGGGCATCCCGCTGCGAATCGCCAAGGAAATGGTGGAGTGGGGCTACAAACAGTACCTGCGCGACCACGGCATCCTCGTGGGCTTCACCGACGCGTTCGTCAAGCGGTACCCTCACCGGGTGGAAGGCTATCTGGCGGTGCGATTGGCACACCTCAACCCGGTGGAACAGTATTTTCGCCACGTCATCGCGCGCCAAGCGCACGACGTGAAGGAACGCCTCAAGGAAATCCGCATGCCCACGCTGATCCTGGTGGGGGCGGAGGAGCACAACGTCACCAGCGACACGTCGTTGCGGCAGGCCGCGGACGAGCTGGCCGCCGGAATTCCGGGAGCGGAATTCGTCGAGCTCGAGGGCGAGAGGCACAGCTATTTCTTCGTGAACCCCGACGCGGCCCACGCCGCGATCCGGAAGTTCCTGGCCGGTTGA
- a CDS encoding DoxX family protein gives MNAIFQTEPNMAFVILRLGLAVTFFAHSSMHLIGWFGGRGIKGQTGNWRDKYHIPVWIGVIGILTEALSVPALILGFFTRPLALGLMIFLAVATWKSHVEFGFFLSGGGRKGMGIEYCLALFLMAFALLVGGAGALSIDGMLAR, from the coding sequence ATGAACGCGATCTTTCAAACGGAACCCAACATGGCCTTCGTCATCCTGCGCCTGGGCCTGGCCGTGACCTTCTTCGCCCACAGTTCAATGCATCTCATCGGCTGGTTCGGCGGCAGGGGCATCAAGGGACAGACGGGCAACTGGCGCGACAAGTATCACATCCCCGTGTGGATCGGCGTCATCGGCATCCTCACGGAGGCGCTCAGCGTGCCAGCGTTGATCCTGGGCTTCTTCACCCGCCCGCTGGCCCTCGGCCTGATGATCTTCCTCGCGGTGGCCACCTGGAAGAGTCACGTGGAGTTCGGTTTCTTCCTGTCCGGCGGCGGCCGCAAGGGCATGGGCATCGAATATTGCCTCGCCCTCTTCCTGATGGCGTTCGCGCTTCTGGTGGGCGGCGCGGGAGCGCTGTCCATCGACGGGATGCTCGCCCGGTAG
- a CDS encoding xanthine dehydrogenase family protein molybdopterin-binding subunit, translating into MARAGRASTAMEVVGTPRNRIEGVDKVTGAAMYAGDLDIPGTLEARVLRGTHAHARVRSIDVSAALRVPGVVAVLSRDDLGDMDPYYGHCLRDRPIVAMERVRHVGEPVAAVAAHGALAAEEAISRIEVEYDELPCVTSLDEALADGAPVLHERAAGSGDFHDVNLSDAREHPNICHHEHIELGDADRGFAQSDEIFEDTFHFPMVCHYSMEPHTTTALVRGRQVTLWSASAHPFLIRSELAKLFGLSMTDVQVVVPYVGGAFGGKSYLKIEPLVVALARKTPGQPVRLQHSVTESMLTARRHSARCHIKTGVKRDGTIMAREVKMYLDTGAYADNGPRVVARAVLRVHGAYRCANFRSDSYGIYTNSVPAGSMRSIGGPQSIWPVEAQMDRIAEALGLDPLQYRLRHLLDRDEAIRPNSRGVDGDLREGLNRVAEMVRQTGAPPAGGGTGFAVGITDSEANPVSTAIVRLLSDGDVVVMAGSTEVGQGARTVLSQIVAEELCVPFERVRLRGTDTHTTPFDRSTGASRSTTVMGTAVKFAAADVHRQVKAIAAEQFGVEPERVMLKGGAAWCGEARRDFSEVVSGYFGMPGGELIGRGYVRAGGGISPILPIFWEVGIGGAVVAVDRDTGELTVERYSSVADVGRAINPRQAEGQDEGAAVMAMGHTLFESLIYADGQPLNPNLVDYRVPAFRDIPRIFESCLLENGDGPGPYGAKGMGEGGIIPVAPAVCNALAQATGVRIHELPLTPERVWRALRKAAAETA; encoded by the coding sequence ATGGCTAGAGCGGGACGCGCATCCACGGCCATGGAGGTCGTCGGCACGCCCCGGAACCGCATCGAGGGCGTCGACAAGGTCACCGGCGCGGCCATGTACGCCGGCGACCTGGACATCCCCGGCACCCTTGAGGCGCGGGTGCTGCGCGGCACGCATGCCCACGCCCGGGTTCGTTCCATCGACGTGAGCGCGGCGCTGCGCGTCCCGGGCGTGGTGGCGGTGCTGTCCCGGGACGACTTGGGCGACATGGACCCCTACTACGGCCACTGCCTGCGCGACCGTCCGATCGTGGCCATGGAGCGGGTGCGCCACGTGGGCGAACCCGTGGCCGCGGTGGCCGCGCACGGCGCGCTGGCGGCCGAGGAGGCGATCTCGCGCATCGAGGTCGAGTACGATGAGCTGCCCTGCGTCACTTCGCTGGACGAGGCCCTGGCGGACGGCGCCCCGGTGCTGCACGAGCGCGCGGCGGGGTCGGGCGACTTCCACGACGTGAACCTCTCGGACGCGCGCGAGCACCCCAACATCTGCCACCACGAGCACATCGAGCTCGGCGATGCCGACCGGGGCTTCGCGCAGTCCGACGAGATCTTCGAGGACACGTTCCATTTCCCCATGGTGTGCCACTACTCCATGGAGCCCCACACGACCACCGCGCTGGTGCGGGGGCGGCAGGTCACGCTGTGGTCCGCCTCGGCGCATCCCTTCCTGATCCGCTCCGAGCTGGCGAAACTCTTCGGTCTCTCCATGACCGACGTGCAGGTGGTGGTGCCCTACGTGGGCGGCGCCTTCGGCGGAAAGTCGTACCTCAAGATCGAGCCCTTGGTGGTGGCGCTGGCGCGCAAGACCCCGGGGCAGCCGGTGCGCCTGCAACACTCCGTCACGGAGTCCATGCTCACCGCCCGGCGCCATTCGGCCCGCTGCCACATCAAGACCGGCGTGAAGCGCGACGGCACCATCATGGCGCGCGAGGTCAAGATGTACCTGGACACGGGCGCCTATGCCGACAACGGGCCGCGAGTGGTGGCGCGGGCCGTCCTGCGCGTGCACGGCGCCTATCGCTGCGCCAACTTCCGCTCCGACAGCTACGGCATCTACACCAACTCCGTGCCGGCCGGCTCCATGCGCTCCATCGGCGGCCCCCAGTCGATCTGGCCGGTGGAGGCGCAGATGGACCGCATCGCCGAAGCGCTGGGGCTGGATCCCCTTCAGTACCGCCTGCGCCACCTGCTGGACCGCGACGAGGCGATCCGCCCGAACTCCCGCGGCGTCGACGGTGACCTGCGCGAGGGACTCAACCGAGTGGCCGAGATGGTCCGGCAGACGGGAGCCCCGCCGGCCGGCGGCGGCACGGGCTTCGCCGTGGGCATCACCGACAGCGAGGCCAATCCCGTATCCACGGCCATCGTGCGTCTGCTGAGCGACGGCGACGTGGTGGTCATGGCCGGCAGCACCGAAGTGGGGCAGGGCGCGCGCACGGTGCTGAGCCAGATTGTGGCGGAGGAGTTGTGCGTGCCGTTCGAGCGCGTGAGGCTGCGCGGCACCGATACCCATACCACGCCGTTCGACCGCTCTACCGGCGCGAGCCGCTCCACCACGGTGATGGGCACCGCGGTCAAGTTCGCCGCCGCCGACGTCCACCGGCAGGTCAAGGCCATCGCCGCGGAGCAGTTCGGCGTCGAGCCGGAGCGGGTGATGCTCAAGGGTGGGGCGGCCTGGTGCGGCGAGGCCCGGCGGGATTTCTCGGAGGTGGTGTCGGGCTACTTCGGCATGCCGGGCGGCGAGCTCATCGGCCGCGGCTACGTGCGTGCCGGCGGCGGCATCTCGCCGATCCTGCCGATCTTCTGGGAAGTGGGCATCGGCGGTGCGGTGGTGGCGGTGGACCGGGACACCGGCGAGTTGACGGTGGAGCGTTACAGCAGCGTGGCCGACGTCGGCCGCGCCATCAACCCGCGCCAGGCCGAGGGCCAGGACGAGGGCGCCGCGGTCATGGCCATGGGCCATACCCTGTTCGAGTCGCTGATCTACGCGGACGGACAGCCGCTCAATCCGAACCTCGTGGACTACCGGGTGCCGGCCTTCCGGGACATTCCCCGGATCTTCGAGTCATGCCTGCTGGAGAACGGTGACGGCCCCGGCCCCTACGGCGCCAAGGGCATGGGGGAGGGCGGCATCATCCCGGTGGCGCCGGCCGTCTGCAACGCCCTGGCGCAGGCCACGGGGGTCCGCATCCACGAGTTGCCGCTGACGCCGGAACGCGTGTGGCGCGCACTGAGGAAAGCGGCGGCCGAGACCGCGTAG
- a CDS encoding S-(hydroxymethyl)glutathione dehydrogenase/class III alcohol dehydrogenase — MKSRAAVAFEAGKPLEVVEVDVEGPREGEVLMRIVATGVCHTDEFTLSGADPEGLFPSILGHEGGAVVEEVGAGVTTVKAGDHVIPLYVPECRACDYCRSGKTNLCQSIRVTQGQGVMPDGTGRFTLGGKPIFHYMGTSTFSEYTVLPEVSVAKIDPKAPLEKVCLLACGVTTGIGAVLNTAKVEAGATVAVFGLGGIGLSVIQGAVMAKAGRIIGVDTNPAKFDMAQRLGATDVLNPRDSDRPVQEVLVDMTDGGADYSFECIGNVDTMRAALECCHKGWGESTIIGVAGAGKEISTRPFQLVTGRVWRGTAFGGVKGRSQLPGYVDRYTAGEINLDDMITHTMPLEDINGAFDLMHEGKSIRSVVIYG; from the coding sequence ATGAAGTCACGCGCGGCCGTTGCATTTGAAGCCGGCAAGCCCCTGGAAGTGGTCGAAGTCGACGTCGAAGGACCCCGGGAAGGGGAGGTGCTGATGCGTATCGTCGCCACCGGCGTTTGCCACACCGACGAGTTCACCCTCTCGGGCGCCGATCCCGAGGGACTGTTCCCCTCCATCCTCGGACACGAGGGCGGCGCGGTGGTGGAGGAGGTGGGCGCGGGCGTCACCACGGTGAAGGCCGGCGACCACGTGATTCCCCTGTACGTGCCCGAATGCCGCGCGTGCGACTACTGCCGCTCGGGCAAGACCAACCTGTGCCAGTCCATCCGCGTGACCCAGGGCCAGGGCGTCATGCCCGACGGCACCGGCCGGTTCACCCTCGGCGGCAAGCCCATCTTCCACTACATGGGAACGTCCACGTTCAGCGAGTACACGGTGTTGCCGGAGGTCTCCGTGGCGAAAATCGACCCCAAGGCCCCGCTGGAGAAGGTCTGCCTGCTGGCGTGCGGCGTCACCACGGGGATCGGCGCGGTGCTCAACACCGCCAAGGTGGAGGCCGGCGCCACGGTGGCCGTGTTCGGCCTGGGCGGCATCGGCCTGAGCGTGATCCAGGGCGCGGTCATGGCCAAGGCCGGCCGCATCATCGGCGTCGACACCAACCCGGCCAAGTTCGACATGGCGCAACGCCTGGGCGCCACGGACGTGTTGAACCCCAGGGACTCGGACCGCCCCGTCCAGGAGGTGCTGGTGGACATGACCGACGGCGGCGCGGACTACTCCTTCGAGTGCATCGGCAACGTCGACACCATGCGCGCGGCCCTGGAGTGCTGCCACAAGGGTTGGGGCGAGTCCACCATCATCGGGGTGGCGGGGGCCGGCAAGGAGATCAGCACGCGGCCGTTCCAGCTCGTCACCGGTCGGGTGTGGCGCGGCACCGCCTTCGGCGGCGTCAAGGGCCGCTCGCAGCTTCCCGGCTACGTCGACCGCTACACCGCGGGCGAGATCAACCTCGACGACATGATCACCCACACCATGCCGCTGGAGGACATCAACGGTGCCTTCGACCTCATGCACGAGGGCAAGAGCATTCGTTCGGTGGTGATCTATGGCTAG
- a CDS encoding NAD(P)-dependent oxidoreductase, whose amino-acid sequence MKQIGFIGTGGMGSGMAANLLKAGFGVVVNDVRREVTRPLEENGAVFKGSPREVAEASDVVLSMLPYGAAVRQVALGEGGLSEAAGGARTWVDFSSIDKKTVLDVNGTLGERGWALLDASVSGVEEAAAAATLSIWASGPRPLYDENLAVFQAMGKKVVYMGELGNAKLVKTANAMFSGIMHMGMVEVYNWLKAGGLNEEDFENFIRSSQNYSDALERVTRIIVSGEFKPRKSWMPKDVGFGLDVAREMEIPVPFSSLVYQMFAIAQANGVDGYEATGIACEVFSILCGRKEAR is encoded by the coding sequence GTGAAGCAGATCGGATTCATCGGTACGGGCGGAATGGGCAGCGGCATGGCCGCCAACCTGCTCAAGGCCGGCTTCGGCGTCGTGGTCAACGATGTCCGCCGGGAGGTGACCCGGCCGCTCGAGGAGAACGGCGCGGTGTTCAAGGGCAGCCCACGGGAGGTGGCCGAGGCCAGTGACGTGGTGCTCTCCATGCTGCCCTACGGCGCGGCCGTGCGCCAGGTGGCGCTGGGTGAAGGGGGCCTGTCGGAGGCGGCCGGAGGCGCGCGCACCTGGGTGGATTTCAGCAGCATCGACAAGAAGACCGTCCTGGACGTGAACGGGACCCTCGGGGAGCGCGGCTGGGCGCTGCTCGACGCCTCCGTCAGCGGCGTGGAGGAAGCCGCCGCGGCGGCGACCCTCTCCATCTGGGCCTCCGGCCCGCGGCCGCTCTACGACGAGAACCTGGCTGTCTTCCAGGCCATGGGGAAGAAAGTCGTCTACATGGGCGAACTGGGCAACGCCAAGCTCGTGAAGACCGCCAACGCCATGTTCAGCGGCATCATGCACATGGGTATGGTGGAGGTGTATAACTGGCTCAAGGCGGGGGGTCTCAACGAGGAGGACTTCGAGAACTTCATTCGCAGCTCGCAGAACTACTCCGACGCCCTGGAGCGCGTCACCCGGATCATCGTGAGCGGCGAGTTCAAGCCCCGAAAGTCGTGGATGCCCAAGGACGTGGGCTTCGGCCTCGACGTCGCCCGGGAGATGGAGATCCCGGTGCCCTTCAGCTCACTGGTCTACCAGATGTTCGCCATCGCGCAGGCCAACGGCGTGGACGGCTACGAGGCCACCGGCATCGCCTGTGAAGTCTTCTCGATTCTGTGCGGGCGCAAGGAAGCCCGATAA
- a CDS encoding M48 family metallopeptidase: MRFPGFVRSAVGTLLMAVLGACAPLSVEDERSLGADFSRNFELRTELVRDATVARYISAIGARLLEHAAPQPFSYRFKVVPNDDVNAFAAPAGHIYLYTGTILAARNVSELAAVIAHEIGHVAKRHVARNFNRALATNILRQAGAAAAQIAAGAEAGRATAALGGLAAMGYLNTFSREAEHEADVFALGLMHRAGYDPRGLVSFFETLQKEKGGGSAPSFLSTHPATAVRIANARKLIEGLPPGVRLEAEDEGRLRQIQRILRQGARKPRRHS; this comes from the coding sequence ATGCGTTTCCCGGGATTTGTCCGGTCGGCGGTGGGCACGCTGCTGATGGCGGTGTTGGGGGCTTGTGCCCCCTTGAGCGTAGAGGACGAGCGCAGCCTGGGAGCCGACTTCTCACGCAATTTCGAGCTCCGCACCGAATTGGTGCGCGATGCCACCGTTGCCCGATACATCTCCGCCATCGGTGCGCGGCTTCTTGAACACGCGGCGCCCCAGCCGTTCAGCTACCGTTTCAAGGTCGTCCCCAATGACGACGTCAACGCGTTCGCCGCGCCCGCGGGCCATATCTACCTTTACACCGGTACCATTCTCGCGGCGCGGAACGTGAGCGAGCTGGCCGCGGTCATCGCCCACGAGATCGGGCATGTGGCCAAGCGCCACGTCGCCCGCAACTTCAACCGCGCCCTCGCCACCAACATTCTGCGGCAGGCGGGTGCGGCCGCCGCCCAAATCGCCGCGGGCGCCGAAGCGGGGCGGGCCACCGCGGCTCTCGGCGGCCTGGCGGCCATGGGATACCTCAACACGTTCAGCCGCGAGGCCGAGCACGAAGCGGACGTCTTTGCCCTGGGGCTCATGCACCGGGCGGGCTACGATCCGCGTGGGCTCGTCAGCTTCTTTGAAACGCTGCAAAAGGAGAAGGGCGGCGGCTCCGCGCCGAGCTTTCTGTCGACCCACCCGGCGACCGCGGTGCGTATCGCCAACGCGCGCAAGCTGATCGAGGGGCTGCCCCCGGGGGTTCGCCTGGAAGCCGAGGATGAAGGCCGCCTGCGGCAGATCCAGCGCATTCTCCGACAAGGCGCACGAAAACCAAGGAGACACTCGTGA
- the rpiA gene encoding ribose-5-phosphate isomerase RpiA → MASNPKKIAGEHAADYVTHDMIVGLGTGSTAYFAIVRLAQRIRDESLRIRCIPTSESSATLARELGIPLTSFAEVLHVDVTIDGADEVDPAFNLIKGGGGALLREKFVASASETELIIVDESKLKERLGAFPLPVEVVPFGWQMTRKRLRDLGCDARFRSSDNAPFVTDNGNYILDCSFGVIEDPPTLEREIVGTCGVVECGIFSGLATRILIGTSDGNLVERADPEKLT, encoded by the coding sequence ATGGCTTCCAATCCCAAGAAGATCGCCGGTGAACACGCCGCGGACTATGTAACGCACGACATGATCGTAGGTCTGGGAACGGGCTCGACGGCCTATTTCGCCATCGTCCGGCTGGCCCAGAGAATCCGTGACGAATCGCTGCGCATTCGCTGCATCCCCACGTCCGAGAGTTCGGCGACCCTGGCGCGGGAACTCGGCATCCCCCTCACCAGTTTCGCGGAGGTGCTTCACGTCGACGTCACCATCGACGGCGCCGACGAGGTGGACCCGGCATTCAACCTCATCAAGGGCGGCGGCGGAGCGCTCCTGCGCGAAAAGTTCGTCGCCTCCGCGAGCGAGACCGAGTTGATCATCGTCGACGAGAGCAAGCTGAAAGAGCGCCTAGGCGCCTTTCCCCTGCCCGTGGAGGTCGTGCCGTTCGGCTGGCAGATGACGCGAAAGCGCCTGCGGGACCTCGGCTGCGACGCGCGTTTCCGCTCGTCGGACAACGCCCCGTTCGTGACCGACAACGGCAACTACATCCTGGACTGCTCGTTCGGCGTCATTGAGGATCCGCCCACCCTGGAACGCGAGATCGTCGGGACCTGCGGTGTCGTGGAGTGCGGGATCTTCAGCGGGCTCGCCACCCGGATCCTCATCGGCACGTCCGACGGGAACCTGGTTGAGCGGGCGGACCCGGAGAAGCTCACCTGA
- a CDS encoding RNA-binding protein produces the protein MNEKLYVGGLPYATTEDQLQDVFAAHGTVVSARIITDKFTGRSRGFGFVEMGSGDEAQQAIDALHETELGGRKLTVSEARPQERRGGFGDNRGGGGNRERW, from the coding sequence ATGAACGAGAAGCTGTATGTGGGCGGTCTGCCCTACGCGACAACGGAAGATCAACTCCAGGACGTGTTTGCCGCGCACGGCACGGTGGTGTCCGCCAGGATCATCACCGACAAGTTCACGGGCCGCTCGCGCGGATTCGGTTTCGTGGAGATGGGGTCGGGGGACGAGGCACAACAGGCCATCGATGCCCTGCACGAAACGGAGTTGGGGGGACGCAAGTTGACGGTCAGCGAGGCGCGTCCTCAGGAACGCCGCGGCGGATTCGGAGACAACCGCGGCGGTGGTGGGAACCGGGAACGCTGGTAG
- a CDS encoding MFS transporter, giving the protein MNDTGRIRPARGILFAGALLWNMCNGMLFVLTPLVGVSLGLSVLDIGSLVGLPYLLTIIMRFVGGALADRYGEHRMLQACYSLNVLAAVTLALAGGFLSLMLSSGLANLSRSMFWVPAQSMASQLSSRYPGKMLGQLSAANYTGQLLGLALGGVLAGWLGYGYTFALVTFASVLGMLLGFVLPPIRVHGGRTVWETTVGMSRRLLRGRTWLLISSSCAAAVPFGITQSIYPVYMSDLSFAEGWIGVIIAVRSIGPVAIGLALGSEITIEREKGFYAISMAGLGLCILASIWTQGWLLLGLCIAGLGMAGAVADLLNQVQAVDLSRASDRSAVMAATGLGWNMSPMALPLVLGWAANTWGFAPMFAGAGVFFLLVALGTPLWYRLLR; this is encoded by the coding sequence ATGAACGATACGGGCCGCATCCGACCGGCGCGGGGAATCCTCTTCGCGGGCGCGCTCCTGTGGAACATGTGCAACGGCATGTTGTTCGTGCTCACGCCGCTCGTCGGCGTGAGCCTGGGGCTCTCCGTGCTCGACATCGGGTCGCTGGTGGGGCTCCCCTACTTGCTGACCATCATCATGCGCTTCGTTGGCGGCGCCCTGGCCGACCGCTACGGCGAGCACCGCATGCTCCAGGCCTGCTATTCCCTGAACGTGCTTGCGGCCGTCACGCTGGCCCTGGCGGGGGGGTTCCTCTCGCTGATGTTGTCAAGCGGCCTGGCGAACCTCTCGCGCAGCATGTTCTGGGTTCCGGCCCAGTCCATGGCGAGCCAGCTCTCCAGCCGCTATCCGGGCAAGATGCTCGGGCAGTTGTCGGCGGCCAACTACACGGGCCAACTGTTGGGGCTGGCCCTCGGCGGCGTGCTCGCGGGCTGGCTGGGATACGGCTATACGTTCGCCCTGGTGACTTTCGCTTCGGTGCTGGGCATGTTGCTGGGCTTCGTGCTCCCGCCCATCCGCGTGCACGGCGGCCGCACGGTGTGGGAGACGACCGTGGGGATGAGCCGCCGTCTGCTGCGGGGGCGGACCTGGCTGCTCATCTCGAGTTCGTGCGCGGCGGCCGTGCCCTTCGGCATCACCCAGTCCATCTACCCAGTCTACATGAGCGACTTGAGCTTTGCCGAGGGCTGGATCGGCGTGATCATCGCGGTGCGTTCCATCGGTCCGGTGGCCATCGGACTGGCCTTGGGCTCCGAGATCACCATCGAACGCGAGAAGGGGTTCTACGCGATCAGCATGGCCGGGTTGGGGCTGTGCATCCTCGCCAGCATCTGGACGCAAGGATGGCTGCTTCTAGGTCTTTGCATCGCCGGCCTGGGCATGGCCGGGGCCGTGGCGGACCTGCTCAATCAGGTTCAGGCGGTGGACCTCAGCCGCGCCAGCGATCGGTCGGCGGTGATGGCCGCCACCGGACTCGGCTGGAACATGTCGCCCATGGCTCTTCCGCTGGTGCTCGGGTGGGCGGCCAACACGTGGGGTTTCGCGCCGATGTTCGCCGGCGCCGGCGTCTTCTTCCTGCTCGTCGCCTTGGGGACGCCACTCTGGTATCGCCTTTTGCGCTAA
- a CDS encoding amidohydrolase family protein yields MAKNGYRILDSDMHIMEPPDLWEKYLEPEFRPYAPRGVTSENVRDLRMVHPDGRLWGLPEVHAGNVTQGHNFKKNQGIYGTHAERGWTPEVQLEAMDIEGIDVAVLYPTRGLQALSEADMEPRFAAAVARAYNNWLHDFCAADPTRLLGAGMLSPFDVDAAVAEATRCARELGFRGIFMRSNPVNDRSFHDPCYEPLWSALEELHMPLGLHESSSSGVRQVGDQFEPNFMLRRVFAQPVEQMLAMGSICAGGVLARHPNLRVAFLEANCGWLPWLLWRMDEACEREADVWSPDLAMPPSEYFKRQCFVSVEPDEEPVKYVIDYLGNERIVFSTDYPHGDSKFPHAVESFLDLATISEEDKHKILWDNCAAYYALDRDG; encoded by the coding sequence ATGGCCAAGAACGGATACCGCATTCTCGACAGCGACATGCACATCATGGAGCCGCCGGACTTGTGGGAGAAGTACCTGGAGCCCGAGTTCAGGCCTTACGCCCCCCGCGGCGTCACCAGCGAGAACGTGCGCGACCTGCGCATGGTCCATCCGGACGGAAGGCTCTGGGGCCTCCCCGAGGTCCATGCCGGCAACGTCACTCAGGGGCACAACTTCAAGAAGAACCAGGGCATCTACGGCACCCACGCGGAGCGGGGCTGGACGCCGGAGGTGCAACTGGAAGCCATGGACATCGAGGGCATCGATGTGGCGGTGCTCTATCCCACGCGCGGCCTCCAGGCCCTGAGCGAGGCGGACATGGAACCGCGTTTCGCCGCCGCCGTGGCGCGGGCCTACAACAACTGGCTTCACGATTTCTGCGCGGCCGACCCCACGCGCCTGCTGGGCGCGGGCATGCTGTCGCCCTTCGACGTCGACGCGGCGGTGGCGGAGGCGACCCGCTGCGCCAGGGAACTGGGCTTCCGGGGCATCTTCATGCGCTCGAATCCCGTCAACGACCGCAGCTTCCACGACCCCTGTTACGAGCCCCTCTGGAGCGCCCTGGAAGAGCTCCACATGCCCCTGGGACTGCACGAGTCCTCGTCTTCGGGCGTGCGTCAGGTGGGCGACCAGTTCGAACCCAACTTCATGCTGCGGCGCGTGTTCGCCCAGCCCGTGGAGCAAATGCTGGCCATGGGCAGCATCTGCGCGGGAGGCGTGCTGGCGCGGCATCCGAACCTGAGGGTGGCCTTCTTGGAGGCCAACTGCGGCTGGCTGCCCTGGCTCCTTTGGCGCATGGACGAGGCATGCGAGAGGGAGGCGGACGTCTGGTCGCCGGATCTGGCCATGCCCCCGAGCGAGTACTTCAAGCGCCAGTGCTTCGTGTCCGTGGAACCGGACGAGGAGCCGGTGAAGTACGTCATCGACTACCTCGGCAACGAGCGTATCGTGTTCTCCACCGACTATCCCCACGGTGACTCCAAGTTCCCCCACGCGGTGGAAAGCTTCCTCGATCTCGCCACCATCAGCGAGGAAGACAAGCACAAGATCCTGTGGGACAACTGCGCCGCCTACTACGCCCTGGACCGGGACGGATAA
- a CDS encoding DUF423 domain-containing protein encodes MGADRLFLLLGSLSGFAGVALGAFAAHGLRSRLSVEMFDIFEVGVRYQMYHALGLVAVALAFGRWPRPEFLVAGWSFVVGTVVFSGSLYVLSLSGIRWLGAITPIGGLAFLVGWLSLAWGAWKG; translated from the coding sequence GTGGGCGCCGATCGTCTGTTCCTGCTGCTGGGTTCCTTGTCCGGGTTTGCCGGGGTCGCGCTGGGCGCGTTTGCCGCCCACGGCCTGCGCAGCCGGCTCTCGGTCGAGATGTTCGACATCTTCGAGGTAGGCGTGCGCTATCAGATGTACCACGCGCTGGGACTGGTGGCCGTGGCGCTGGCGTTCGGGCGCTGGCCCCGTCCCGAGTTCCTGGTGGCCGGCTGGTCGTTCGTCGTCGGCACGGTGGTGTTCTCGGGCAGCCTTTACGTCCTGAGCCTTTCGGGCATCCGCTGGCTGGGCGCGATCACCCCCATCGGCGGGCTCGCGTTCCTGGTGGGGTGGCTCAGCCTGGCGTGGGGCGCCTGGAAGGGATAG
- the infA gene encoding translation initiation factor IF-1 — protein sequence MSKQDNIEVTGTVRESLPNAMFKVELDNKHNVLAYTAGKMRKFYIKILPGDRVTLELSPYDLSRGRITYRHRN from the coding sequence ATGAGCAAGCAGGACAACATCGAGGTTACGGGCACGGTGAGGGAGAGCCTTCCCAACGCCATGTTCAAGGTCGAACTGGACAACAAGCACAACGTACTTGCGTACACCGCGGGCAAGATGCGCAAGTTCTACATCAAGATTCTGCCCGGAGACCGGGTGACGCTCGAGCTGTCGCCCTATGACCTGAGCCGCGGCCGGATTACCTACCGGCATCGCAACTAA